A section of the Corvus hawaiiensis isolate bCorHaw1 chromosome 16, bCorHaw1.pri.cur, whole genome shotgun sequence genome encodes:
- the LOC125334485 gene encoding noggin-2-like yields the protein MTAIRALLLCLCLGLPAGGQPFLRLRPSPSDNLPVKDIVEHPDPEYDPKEQDLDERTLRKKLGSHFDPGFMAVAVPGPANASGAAAAAGRGRAALPAELRRLELGPPRGPRLRLGKKARRKVLQWLWAHTHCPVLYAWKDLGVRFWPRYIKEGNCLAEKSCSLPEGMFCKPVKSVTKTFLRWHCQGWSSQKYCTWIPVQYPLISECKCSC from the coding sequence ATGACGGCGATCCGGgcgctgctgctctgcctctgcctggggCTGCCGGCGGGCGGGCAGCCCTTCCTGCGCCTGCGACCCTCACCCAGCGACAACCTGCCCGTCAAGGACATCGTGGAGCACCCAGACCCCGAGTACGACCCCAAGGAGCAGGATCTGGACGAGAGGACgctgaggaagaagctgggCAGCCATTTCGACCCCGGCTTCATGGCCGTGGCCGTGCCGGGGCCGGCCAACGCCTCGggcgccgcggcggcggcggggcgggggcgggcggcgctgcCGGCCGAGCTGcggcggctggagctggggccgCCCCGGGGCCCGCGCCTGCGGCTGGGCAAGAAGGCGCGGCGGAAGGTGCTGCAGTGGCTGTGGGCGCACACCCACTGCCCCGTCCTCTACGCCtggaaggacctgggggtgcgcTTCTGGCCGCGCTACATCAAGGAAGGCAACTGCCTGGCCGAGAAGTCCTGCTCGCTGCCCGAGGGCATGTTCTGCAAGCCCGTCAAGTCGGTCACCAAGACCTTCCTgcgctggcactgccagggctggtCCAGTCAGAAGTACTGCACCTGGATCCCCGTGCAGTACCCGCTCATCTCCGAGTGCAAGTGCTCCTGCTAA